The genomic segment TGCCAGCCACCACCAGGGGGCGTGAGCGAAGTGCAGTGACATCGCAGGTGTCTGTCCCTGCAGTTCAGATGCCGACCTTGAGGGGGCGGTGGTGGAGGTGATTGACCATCACGCGCTGGAGCGAAACCCCAGTCCATCCTGTCCCATTACCGTGGAGACGGTGGGCTCCTGCGCCACCCTGGTGACCGAACGCCTCATCCATAAGGCGCCGCACATTCTGGACCAGCAGCTGGCGCAGCTTCTCTACGGTAAGCGACCCCAAACACCCTCCTGCTCGACCGCCCGCTCGTGACTGATAAGCATCTACTGCATTGCTTAGCGACCATCTTGACCGACTGCGTCAACATGGCGCCCGAGGCGGGAAAGGTGACAGCCAAAGACAGCCAGTACGTCGCCACCCTGGAGGCGCGTTTCCCTTCCCTGCCACCGCGTGGTGCTCTCTTCCAGGCCCTGCACAACGCTAAGTTTGACGTGTCAGGTGAGCGTCGCCTTTACCTGGAGCGTCTTATGTCACaactgatgatgtcattgtcTTCAGGGCTCAACACGGAACAGATGTTGATGAAAGACATGAAAATGCTCAAAGGAAGTTTGTTCATGGCTGTCTCCGTACTCTTCCTGCCCATAGAGGTTGCttctctcacacatacacacacattctgtgCTAACTCACTTGTGGTGAGGATTCTGAacgggtgtgtgcgtgttagtgcgtgtgtgtgacaaTGAGtatcctgtgtgtgtttttcaatgtgagtgtgtatgtctgtgttaACGTGTTGCCAATGCGTTTGTTAACgttcatgcgtgtgtgtgtgtgtcaggcatTCCTGCAGAGGGTGGAGCTGGAGGCGGAGCTTTGCAGCTTCTGCCACAAGCTGGGTTTGGATCTGTTGGTGTTGATGAGCATCTCCTTCACGGAGGCCAAGCAGCCAGTCAGAGAGCTGGCGCTCTTCAGCCACAGCGCTCCCTGCAGGGAACAGGTACACACTGCGGCTCATACGACTTTCATCGTCTCCGTTGACGGATTGACGGGAGAGCGCCGCTTCTCATTAGTTTGCTTGCCTAAACAACAGCAGCACCCAAAAGGGAAAATacttcacacactcacacacacttttatgTTATTTATGATGAGCACTTGGCAGCCTTGGTAGAAATGTAGTTGAGTCCATATAATAGGTCCTCCCAAAATGTACTATTCAAGTAAGGACATGTAATCAATATTATCAATCTGTCATTGTGTGATGGAAGCTGATAGCCTTGAATGTATTGAGTCACGGTGTTTAGGCCCCAGAGCGTTCCACTCTCACGACTCCTCCCTCACCCGCCCATGACAGGTGAGCCACTTCCTGGAGCGGGCCGGCGACCCCCCGCTTGACCTGCGTCCAATCAGCAGCCCTCATGCCCACGTGGCGGCCTACCACCAAGGTAAGAAGTGCGTGCTTGACATGGCTTCTCGAAGTTTGATCCAAAATTGGAATGATGACCCAGCC from the Hippocampus zosterae strain Florida chromosome 5, ASM2543408v3, whole genome shotgun sequence genome contains:
- the prune gene encoding exopolyphosphatase PRUNE1, which translates into the protein MNDFLSTCHAAVKASDGLPSGHPFHVVLGNEACDLDSMVSSLVYAYYLSKTRGDEEVLSVPLLNIRQGELLLRSDNVFLLRQAGLSPDFLLFRDQLDLAALWRAGRLRLTLVDQNVLPSSDADLEGAVVEVIDHHALERNPSPSCPITVETVGSCATLVTERLIHKAPHILDQQLAQLLYATILTDCVNMAPEAGKVTAKDSQYVATLEARFPSLPPRGALFQALHNAKFDVSGLNTEQMLMKDMKMLKGSLFMAVSVLFLPIEAFLQRVELEAELCSFCHKLGLDLLVLMSISFTEAKQPVRELALFSHSAPCREQVSHFLERAGDPPLDLRPISSPHAHVAAYHQGNALASRKKLLPLLKDFLRARDGEDKDDEAEDERGRVPPTPANSLVEGCPLDAGPPSISAHALHEKFSKMNPH